The Agromyces mangrovi genome contains a region encoding:
- a CDS encoding SGNH/GDSL hydrolase family protein: MTLLSHSRRPAVSAVTAVLAAAALLFGAAAPAMAAPPSPPPVEKLVALGDSYAAGQGAGVPLDGCLRSTAAYPYLLDAQEDGPKINLLRLAACSGATIEDVMDTQLPQVNKGTTLVTITVGANDLGIDAVYAACTPDPFSDPCTAALIEASQILGSGAIATDLTDLLLAIAERAPRARIVVTDYPIPFVPESNPSAQTVNLATLALDEQIAAGATAAAGLGANVTYSSLAYAFAGHQVGNAEPWLGANPGDPFTFLHPTAQGQAVYAAAVLGAL, from the coding sequence ATGACACTGCTGTCGCACTCTCGTCGTCCTGCAGTCTCCGCCGTCACGGCCGTTCTCGCGGCTGCGGCGCTCCTGTTCGGCGCCGCAGCGCCGGCCATGGCGGCTCCGCCGAGTCCGCCGCCCGTCGAGAAGCTCGTCGCCCTGGGTGACTCATACGCGGCCGGCCAGGGCGCCGGCGTCCCGCTCGACGGGTGCCTGCGCAGCACCGCCGCGTACCCGTACCTGCTCGACGCGCAGGAGGACGGCCCGAAGATCAACCTGCTGCGCCTGGCGGCCTGCTCGGGCGCGACCATCGAGGACGTGATGGACACGCAGCTCCCGCAGGTGAACAAGGGCACGACGCTCGTCACGATCACGGTCGGGGCGAACGACCTCGGCATCGATGCGGTCTACGCGGCATGCACGCCAGACCCGTTCTCCGACCCGTGCACGGCGGCACTGATCGAGGCGTCACAGATCCTCGGGTCCGGCGCGATCGCCACGGACCTCACCGACCTCCTGCTCGCGATCGCGGAGCGTGCTCCGCGAGCTCGGATCGTCGTCACCGACTACCCGATTCCGTTCGTACCCGAGTCGAACCCGTCGGCCCAGACCGTGAACCTCGCGACGCTCGCGCTCGACGAGCAGATCGCGGCCGGCGCCACGGCCGCCGCCGGCCTCGGGGCGAACGTCACGTACTCGAGCCTCGCCTACGCGTTCGCCGGCCACCAGGTCGGCAACGCTGAGCCGTGGCTCGGCGCGAACCCGGGCGACCCGTTCACGTTCCTGCACCCCACGGCACAGGGCCAGGCCGTCTACGCGGCAGCGGTGCTCGGCGCCCTCTGA
- a CDS encoding isochorismate synthase, with protein MTFTGPIATAGAAHPTARTRLHVETRGVVDPGELLPLTDASAPLAWLREGEGIVGIGEALRLEFGGASRFADAADAWRAIADLAEVADAVDVPGSGLVAFASFAFADDSASPSALVVPAIVAGRRGGRAWITRIRPIDGGTGSLPPLPHPTAFGSPWRVKLRDGALPPAEYEAAVADAVRRIQGGEFEKVVLARELRGRMPRGADVRRLVSKLSTDYPDTWTFAVDGLVGASPETLVRVDRGGVSARVLAGTASRGVGADGDHDAELRLATSTKDRDEHAFAVRSAIETLRPHTSRLEASAEPFTVRLPNLWHLATDLDGTLGDGSTSLDLVAAMHPTAAVAGSPTDVATAAIADLEGFDRGRYAGPVGWIGADGDGEWAIALRCAQIGPDGSVRAHAGAGIVRDSDPGEELAESTIKFAAIVDAIG; from the coding sequence GTGACGTTCACGGGCCCCATCGCGACGGCGGGTGCGGCGCACCCGACGGCACGCACGCGGCTCCACGTCGAGACACGGGGCGTCGTCGATCCGGGTGAGCTGCTCCCGCTCACCGACGCGTCCGCACCGCTCGCCTGGCTGCGCGAGGGCGAGGGCATCGTCGGCATCGGCGAGGCCCTGCGGCTCGAGTTCGGCGGGGCATCGCGGTTCGCGGATGCCGCCGACGCGTGGCGTGCGATCGCGGATCTCGCGGAGGTCGCCGACGCGGTCGACGTGCCCGGCTCCGGCCTGGTCGCGTTCGCGTCGTTCGCGTTCGCCGACGACTCCGCGTCGCCCAGCGCGCTCGTCGTGCCGGCCATCGTCGCCGGCCGTCGTGGCGGGCGGGCGTGGATCACCCGCATCCGCCCGATCGACGGCGGCACGGGTTCGCTGCCGCCGCTCCCCCACCCCACCGCCTTCGGTTCGCCGTGGCGCGTCAAGCTGCGCGACGGCGCGCTGCCGCCCGCGGAGTATGAGGCCGCCGTCGCCGACGCCGTGCGGCGCATCCAGGGCGGCGAGTTCGAGAAGGTCGTGCTCGCGCGAGAACTGCGGGGGCGGATGCCCCGGGGCGCCGACGTGCGCCGGCTCGTGTCGAAGCTGTCGACCGATTACCCCGACACCTGGACGTTCGCCGTCGACGGGCTCGTCGGCGCGAGCCCCGAGACGCTCGTGCGCGTCGACCGCGGCGGCGTGAGCGCGCGCGTGCTCGCCGGCACCGCGTCGCGCGGCGTCGGCGCCGACGGCGACCACGACGCCGAGCTGCGCCTCGCCACGTCGACCAAGGACCGCGACGAGCACGCGTTCGCCGTGCGCAGCGCGATCGAGACGCTGCGGCCGCACACGTCGCGGCTCGAGGCATCCGCCGAGCCCTTCACCGTGCGCCTGCCCAACCTGTGGCACCTCGCGACCGACCTCGACGGCACGCTCGGCGACGGATCGACGTCGCTCGACCTCGTCGCCGCGATGCATCCGACCGCCGCGGTGGCGGGGTCGCCGACCGACGTGGCGACGGCCGCGATCGCCGACCTCGAGGGGTTCGACCGCGGGCGGTACGCCGGGCCCGTCGGCTGGATCGGCGCAGACGGCGACGGCGAGTGGGCGATCGCGCTGCGCTGCGCGCAGATCGGGCCCGACGGGTCGGTGCGCGCGCACGCGGGCGCCGGCATCGTGCGCGACTCGGACCCGGGCGAGGAGCTCGCCGAGTCGACGATCAAGTTCGCAGCGATCGTCGACGCGATCGGCTGA
- a CDS encoding DUF427 domain-containing protein, translated as MKAIWNGAVLAESDDTVIVDGNHYFPRESINAEYFSDSRNHTVCHWKGTADYFHVSVDGSNNPDAAWTYPEPLPKASHLAGHVAFWRGVQVVPS; from the coding sequence ATGAAGGCCATCTGGAACGGCGCCGTGCTCGCCGAGTCGGACGACACCGTCATCGTCGACGGCAACCACTACTTCCCGCGCGAGTCGATCAACGCCGAGTACTTCAGCGACAGCCGCAACCACACCGTCTGCCACTGGAAGGGCACCGCCGACTACTTCCACGTCAGCGTCGACGGGTCGAACAACCCCGACGCGGCATGGACCTACCCCGAGCCGCTCCCCAAGGCCTCGCACCTGGCCGGGCACGTCGCGTTCTGGCGGGGCGTGCAGGTCGTGCCGAGCTGA
- a CDS encoding class I SAM-dependent methyltransferase — MRADLSKRPEQVSAMFDQVAERYDLTNDLLSLGNAPLWRIATTRAIDPRPGERVLDVAAGTGTSSASIARTGASVVAADFSPGMIDVGMHRQWRHPNLSFVEADATNLPFHDGEFDAVTISFGLRNIVDPKAALAEFRRVTRPGGRLVVCEFSHPPAKLMRTAYGIYQRTVMPALVRLTSSNDDAYEYLNESIANWPTQRLLAGWLREAGFARVQWRNLTGGVVALHRGWVPAA; from the coding sequence ATGCGCGCAGACCTCTCCAAGCGGCCCGAGCAGGTGTCGGCCATGTTCGACCAGGTCGCGGAGCGGTACGACCTCACGAACGACCTGCTGTCGCTCGGCAACGCGCCGCTCTGGCGCATCGCCACGACCCGCGCGATCGATCCGCGGCCCGGCGAGCGGGTGCTCGACGTCGCCGCCGGCACGGGCACCTCGAGCGCGAGCATCGCGCGCACCGGTGCGAGCGTCGTCGCCGCGGACTTCTCCCCGGGCATGATCGACGTCGGCATGCACCGGCAGTGGCGGCATCCGAACCTCTCCTTCGTCGAAGCGGATGCCACGAACCTGCCGTTCCACGACGGGGAGTTCGACGCGGTGACCATCTCGTTCGGGCTGCGCAACATCGTCGACCCGAAGGCGGCGCTCGCCGAGTTCCGCCGGGTGACCCGCCCCGGCGGACGCCTCGTGGTGTGCGAGTTCTCGCACCCGCCGGCGAAGCTCATGCGCACCGCCTACGGCATCTACCAGCGCACCGTGATGCCCGCGCTGGTGCGGCTCACGAGCTCGAACGACGACGCGTACGAGTACCTGAACGAGTCGATCGCGAACTGGCCGACGCAGCGCCTGCTCGCCGGCTGGCTGCGCGAGGCGGGGTTCGCGCGCGTGCAGTGGCGCAACCTCACGGGCGGCGTGGTGGCGTTGCACCGGGGCTGGGTGCCGGCGGCGTAG
- a CDS encoding polyprenyl synthetase family protein produces the protein MNPSVQVPRRGSKLASSLGISERIFSTSEDRAMARAIDEGLELVEAGLEREARFADPLADVAGRYLLEAGGKRVRPLLTLLIARLGDGTTDEVLTAAQAIELTHLASLYHDDVMDEADKRRGVPTAQNVWGNSVAILTGDLLFARASQLMAQLGDRALKLQAATFERLVLGQMHETVGPAEGEDEIEHYIQVLADKTGALIAAAARAGVSFSGADPALEQPVVDFGERIGVAFQLVDDVIDLAPTGDDTGKIPGTDLRAGVVTLPLLKLRRLAASDADAAALLERIELDVVGAPASADAPGADQSVVARAELTIAELGEHPVTQETVDEAQRWARWAVEAIEPLPAGGVKKALTKFADTIVERTS, from the coding sequence GTGAATCCGAGCGTGCAGGTGCCGCGACGCGGCTCGAAGCTGGCGTCGAGTCTCGGGATCAGCGAACGGATCTTCAGCACGAGCGAGGACCGGGCGATGGCCCGTGCGATCGACGAGGGGCTCGAGCTCGTCGAGGCGGGGCTCGAGCGGGAGGCGCGCTTCGCCGACCCGCTCGCCGACGTCGCGGGCCGCTACCTCCTCGAGGCGGGCGGCAAGCGCGTGCGACCGCTGCTGACGCTGCTCATCGCACGGCTCGGCGACGGCACGACCGACGAGGTGCTCACCGCGGCGCAGGCCATCGAGCTCACCCACCTCGCCTCGCTCTACCACGACGACGTCATGGACGAGGCCGACAAGCGCCGGGGCGTGCCGACCGCGCAGAACGTGTGGGGCAACTCGGTCGCGATCCTCACCGGCGACCTGCTGTTCGCCCGGGCCAGCCAGCTCATGGCGCAGCTCGGCGACCGCGCCCTGAAGCTGCAGGCCGCCACGTTCGAACGGCTCGTGCTCGGCCAGATGCACGAGACCGTCGGGCCCGCCGAAGGCGAGGACGAGATCGAGCACTACATCCAGGTGCTCGCCGACAAGACCGGCGCGTTGATCGCCGCCGCCGCGCGCGCCGGCGTGAGCTTCTCGGGCGCCGACCCGGCCCTCGAGCAGCCCGTCGTCGACTTCGGCGAGCGCATCGGCGTCGCCTTCCAGCTCGTCGACGACGTCATCGACCTCGCGCCCACCGGCGACGACACGGGCAAGATCCCGGGCACCGACCTGCGCGCCGGCGTCGTGACGCTGCCGCTGCTGAAGCTGCGTCGCCTCGCGGCATCCGATGCCGATGCCGCCGCACTGCTCGAACGCATCGAGCTCGACGTGGTCGGCGCGCCCGCGTCGGCCGACGCGCCGGGTGCCGACCAGTCGGTCGTCGCCCGCGCGGAACTGACCATCGCCGAACTGGGCGAACACCCCGTCACGCAGGAGACCGTCGACGAGGCGCAGCGCTGGGCGCGCTGGGCCGTCGAGGCGATCGAGCCGCTGCCGGCCGGCGGCGTGAAGAAGGCGCTGACCAAGTTCGCCGACACCATCGTGGAGAGAACGAGTTGA
- a CDS encoding FAD-dependent oxidoreductase, which produces MTRSKLRLAIVGAGPAGIYAADILLKSERNFDVSIDLFDHLPAPYGLVRYGVAPDHPRIKGIITALRDVLDRGDIRIFGNVRFGDDITLDDLKRHYNAVIFATGAVQDASLRIPGIELEGSYGAADFVSWYDGHPDYPREWPLEAQSVAVIGNGNVALDVSRILAKHADDLLPTEIPANVYEGLKASPVTDVHVFGRRGPTSVKFTPLELRELGELNDVDMIVYDEDFDYDDAARAAVAGNKQVFVIDKVLNQWRQRETGHASRRLHLHFFAKPLEVVDDGTGRVGAFRYERTRSDGEGGVVGTGEIREVPVQAVYRAIGYFGSELPGIPFDRDYGVIPNHEGQVLRHDAETGESGRMYGVYATGWIKRGPVGLIGHTKSDAMETIRHLINDVGNWWSPASPSEQSVVDLLDERGVRYTDLAGWHRLDQHELALGEAEGRTRIKVVPRDEMVDISLGELAL; this is translated from the coding sequence TTGACTCGCAGCAAGTTGCGCCTGGCCATCGTCGGAGCAGGCCCCGCCGGCATCTACGCCGCCGACATCCTCCTGAAGTCTGAGCGGAACTTCGACGTCTCGATCGACCTGTTCGATCACCTTCCCGCGCCCTACGGCCTGGTGCGCTACGGCGTCGCCCCCGACCACCCGCGCATCAAGGGCATCATCACCGCGCTGCGGGACGTGCTCGACCGCGGCGACATCCGCATCTTCGGCAACGTGCGCTTCGGCGACGACATCACACTCGACGACCTCAAGCGGCACTACAACGCCGTGATCTTCGCGACGGGGGCGGTGCAGGATGCCTCGCTGCGCATCCCCGGCATCGAGCTCGAGGGTTCGTACGGCGCGGCCGACTTCGTGAGCTGGTACGACGGGCACCCCGACTACCCGCGGGAGTGGCCGCTCGAGGCGCAGTCGGTGGCCGTGATCGGCAACGGCAACGTGGCGCTCGACGTCTCGCGCATTCTCGCGAAGCACGCCGACGACCTGCTGCCCACCGAGATCCCGGCGAACGTCTACGAGGGGCTGAAGGCCTCGCCGGTGACCGACGTGCACGTGTTCGGTCGCCGCGGCCCGACCTCGGTGAAGTTCACGCCGCTCGAGCTGCGCGAGCTCGGCGAGCTGAACGACGTCGACATGATCGTCTACGACGAGGACTTCGACTACGACGACGCGGCCCGCGCGGCCGTCGCCGGCAACAAGCAGGTCTTCGTGATCGACAAGGTGCTGAACCAGTGGCGCCAGCGCGAGACCGGCCACGCGTCGCGCCGCCTGCACCTGCACTTCTTCGCCAAGCCGCTCGAGGTCGTCGACGACGGCACCGGCCGGGTCGGCGCCTTCCGCTACGAGCGCACGCGCTCCGACGGCGAGGGCGGCGTGGTCGGCACCGGCGAGATCCGCGAGGTGCCGGTGCAGGCCGTGTACCGCGCGATCGGCTACTTCGGCTCGGAGCTGCCGGGCATCCCGTTCGACCGCGACTACGGCGTGATTCCGAACCACGAGGGCCAGGTGCTGCGCCACGACGCCGAGACCGGCGAGTCGGGCCGCATGTACGGCGTCTACGCCACGGGCTGGATCAAGCGCGGCCCGGTCGGCCTCATCGGCCACACCAAGTCGGATGCCATGGAGACGATCCGCCACCTCATCAACGACGTGGGCAACTGGTGGTCGCCCGCCTCGCCCTCCGAGCAGTCGGTCGTCGACCTGCTCGACGAGCGCGGCGTGCGTTACACCGACCTCGCGGGCTGGCACCGCCTCGACCAGCACGAGCTCGCCCTGGGCGAGGCCGAGGGTCGCACCCGCATCAAGGTCGTGCCCCGCGACGAGATGGTCGACATCTCGCTGGGCGAGCTCGCGCTGTAG
- a CDS encoding prepilin peptidase, which produces MAARPLGGPQPDRGADAAEAADPETADAAPGGPPAAPRWFRPVAALATAAAFAALAWSLGLIWLLPALLAFAATGIAMSLVDLAEQRLPNRMLGPSLVIVAALLLVAGVATASWWSLLWALVGAVAMFAFYLIIAVIAPSGVGMGDVKLAFLVGLVVGYFGWAIWVLGLFLGVFVGGLAAVGALVARRVTLRGHIPFGPAMVVGATLALCAPGILAG; this is translated from the coding sequence GTGGCTGCTCGTCCCCTGGGCGGCCCGCAACCTGACCGGGGAGCGGATGCCGCTGAGGCGGCGGATCCCGAGACGGCTGACGCCGCGCCTGGCGGGCCGCCGGCCGCACCCCGCTGGTTCCGTCCGGTCGCAGCCCTCGCGACCGCCGCCGCCTTCGCCGCGCTCGCCTGGTCGCTCGGCCTCATCTGGCTGCTCCCCGCCCTCCTCGCGTTCGCCGCGACCGGTATCGCCATGTCCCTCGTCGACCTCGCCGAGCAGCGCCTCCCGAACCGCATGCTCGGCCCGTCGCTCGTCATCGTCGCCGCGCTCCTCCTCGTCGCCGGCGTCGCCACCGCCTCCTGGTGGTCGCTCCTCTGGGCCCTCGTCGGCGCCGTCGCGATGTTCGCGTTCTACCTGATCATCGCCGTGATCGCCCCGAGCGGCGTGGGCATGGGCGACGTGAAGCTCGCCTTCCTCGTCGGTCTCGTCGTGGGCTACTTCGGCTGGGCGATCTGGGTCCTCGGCCTGTTCCTCGGCGTCTTCGTGGGCGGCCTCGCCGCCGTCGGTGCACTGGTGGCCCGTCGCGTCACCCTGCGCGGCCACATCCCGTTCGGCCCGGCGATGGTGGTCGGGGCGACCTTGGCGTTGTGCGCCCCGGGCATCCTCGCCGGCTGA
- a CDS encoding Flp family type IVb pilin, with protein MLKLFATLHVLRSVVRDEERGNAAEYALVLGLVALGIIVGLGGLALALNTFFINAAAEIPNDEYPHKWGVLVVSMRP; from the coding sequence ATGCTCAAGCTGTTCGCGACTCTGCACGTGCTGAGGTCCGTGGTTCGCGATGAGGAACGTGGGAATGCAGCAGAGTACGCCCTGGTTCTCGGCTTGGTTGCGCTCGGCATCATTGTCGGTCTTGGTGGGCTTGCTCTGGCGTTGAACACGTTCTTCATCAACGCCGCGGCCGAGATCCCTAACGACGAGTACCCCCACAAGTGGGGAGTACTCGTCGTGTCTATGCGCCCGTAA
- a CDS encoding Flp family type IVb pilin: MLKFFVTLQSIANSIREDEKGNAAEYGLIIALVAMGILVGLGALALALNGLFTNVSTELAV; the protein is encoded by the coding sequence ATGCTGAAGTTCTTCGTCACCCTCCAGTCCATCGCCAACTCGATCCGCGAGGACGAGAAGGGCAACGCGGCCGAGTACGGCCTCATCATCGCACTGGTTGCGATGGGCATCCTCGTGGGTCTCGGCGCGCTCGCGCTTGCGCTCAACGGCCTCTTCACCAACGTCTCCACCGAGCTCGCGGTCTAG
- a CDS encoding TadE/TadG family type IV pilus assembly protein, with protein MLRRERGAGAVEFALVFPVLILLVLGIVELSHLYNVQISLSGAAREAARVMAIEDDASVARSAAVSAAPSLNPALAAGQIAITPSSCEDNPGAQVQVSIDYTATLLTNILPAPISVSATGAMRCGG; from the coding sequence ATGCTCCGACGTGAACGAGGTGCCGGCGCCGTTGAGTTCGCACTCGTGTTTCCGGTACTCATCCTGTTGGTTCTCGGAATTGTCGAGCTCTCCCACCTCTACAACGTGCAGATCTCGCTAAGTGGTGCCGCGCGAGAGGCCGCGCGTGTCATGGCGATCGAAGACGACGCGAGCGTCGCGCGCAGCGCAGCAGTGAGCGCAGCGCCGTCGCTGAACCCTGCACTCGCGGCCGGGCAGATCGCGATCACGCCGTCGTCTTGCGAGGACAACCCGGGAGCCCAGGTGCAGGTATCGATCGACTACACCGCGACGCTTCTTACGAACATCCTGCCGGCGCCGATCTCAGTGTCGGCGACTGGCGCCATGCGGTGCGGAGGCTGA
- a CDS encoding TadE/TadG family type IV pilus assembly protein has protein sequence MRWLGFLGKRERGASAVLVGLMLVPLVGAGAIAVDVGALYAEKAQLQNGADAAALSVAAECAIDESTCAGPAGGIASTYANSNAVDALATALTPSINLSSNTVTVTTETFSEDGAMLRHPLAQMIGIPSSTVRAAATAEWGTPVVGSVIPLAIGQCEFALSPPQEGVANPTRILIQYDTVDRKECEDIFLSGGFGWLDTSTPCLAIVDVNDPWVGSDPGNSLASSGCDVDADIVPLLGTTILIPVYDEIQGTGQNGQFHISTFAAFHLTGFKFSGQNTYTDPLAPECKGNCRGLQGFFMKYVSVSDAFELGDGIDAGLTVVRLID, from the coding sequence ATGCGATGGCTCGGATTCCTTGGGAAGCGTGAACGTGGTGCCAGTGCGGTGCTCGTCGGGCTCATGCTGGTCCCTCTCGTCGGGGCTGGGGCCATTGCTGTGGATGTGGGCGCGCTCTATGCCGAGAAAGCGCAGCTCCAGAACGGTGCCGATGCTGCGGCACTGAGCGTCGCTGCGGAGTGCGCAATTGACGAATCCACCTGTGCTGGGCCGGCCGGAGGCATCGCCTCAACGTATGCGAATTCCAATGCGGTGGATGCGCTCGCTACGGCCCTCACCCCCTCCATCAACTTGTCCTCCAATACAGTCACTGTCACAACTGAGACGTTCTCGGAGGATGGGGCGATGCTTCGCCATCCTCTTGCCCAAATGATCGGAATCCCGTCGAGCACGGTGCGTGCGGCGGCGACCGCCGAGTGGGGAACGCCGGTGGTCGGGTCTGTGATCCCGCTGGCCATCGGGCAGTGCGAGTTCGCACTTTCTCCGCCGCAGGAGGGTGTGGCCAATCCCACCCGAATCCTGATTCAGTACGACACCGTCGACCGCAAAGAGTGCGAGGACATCTTCCTCTCGGGAGGGTTCGGTTGGCTTGACACCTCAACCCCGTGTCTTGCGATAGTCGACGTGAACGATCCGTGGGTGGGAAGCGATCCCGGGAACAGCCTCGCGAGTTCTGGCTGTGACGTCGACGCCGACATCGTCCCGCTTCTCGGCACGACAATCCTGATCCCGGTGTACGACGAGATTCAGGGGACCGGCCAGAACGGTCAGTTCCACATCTCAACGTTCGCGGCGTTCCACCTCACGGGATTCAAGTTCAGTGGTCAGAACACGTACACCGACCCACTCGCTCCCGAGTGCAAGGGCAATTGCCGCGGACTCCAGGGCTTCTTCATGAAGTACGTCAGCGTGAGCGATGCCTTCGAACTCGGCGACGGCATCGACGCCGGACTCACCGTCGTACGACTCATCGACTAG
- the cpaB gene encoding Flp pilus assembly protein CpaB translates to MRIRIIGAVIAVLLAAVGGYLLWMYVQSADQRAADGAEFAQVFVVTEEVPSGTPGELIGDYVEIDELPQLAIQPEIVTNLDDVAGLVTNAELVPGEQLIEARFSSPAELAAQGDVALPEGFQEVTLPVEVARAVGGAVRPGSTVGVVITVDKDVKAGPVEGDAPGAPTTDAEVEGTTTKFTFHKVLVTRVQAGTVVTTNAEEEVTTSDVLMVTFAASTPQIEQLVWAAELQDYNDSSGIWLTLEPEDADESGSREVTRDNIFE, encoded by the coding sequence ATGAGAATTAGGATCATCGGCGCTGTGATCGCCGTTCTACTCGCAGCGGTCGGCGGATACCTGCTCTGGATGTATGTACAGAGCGCGGATCAGCGGGCAGCCGATGGCGCTGAGTTCGCTCAGGTGTTCGTGGTGACCGAAGAGGTTCCCTCAGGAACGCCCGGCGAACTCATCGGTGACTACGTCGAGATCGATGAACTCCCTCAGCTGGCAATCCAACCCGAGATCGTTACGAACCTGGACGACGTTGCGGGTCTCGTCACGAATGCCGAACTCGTCCCCGGTGAACAACTCATCGAAGCACGCTTCTCGTCTCCTGCCGAGCTCGCAGCCCAAGGCGATGTCGCGCTTCCGGAAGGCTTCCAGGAGGTCACGCTCCCAGTCGAGGTGGCACGTGCAGTCGGTGGGGCAGTCCGGCCGGGATCAACCGTCGGCGTTGTCATTACGGTCGACAAGGATGTAAAGGCCGGGCCCGTTGAAGGCGATGCGCCTGGAGCGCCCACAACGGACGCGGAAGTCGAGGGGACGACTACCAAGTTCACCTTCCACAAGGTGCTCGTGACACGCGTGCAGGCCGGAACAGTCGTGACCACCAACGCGGAGGAAGAAGTCACTACTTCCGACGTCCTCATGGTGACCTTTGCGGCGAGTACTCCGCAGATCGAGCAGCTGGTGTGGGCCGCGGAACTGCAGGACTACAACGACAGCTCCGGAATCTGGCTCACGCTCGAGCCCGAAGACGCCGACGAGAGTGGCTCGCGCGAGGTCACGAGGGACAACATCTTCGAGTGA
- a CDS encoding AAA family ATPase, translated as MSRYLLISRSAEYETRLRRLLRSKLEALPGEYLAFGPDETLAQLRGSPRVALLGPLLNFAESKAIASALQERHPGIGLIVVREQRSDLEDWVDGMAIHAVLSPEATDQTTVDLISRLEEWLVSHGKLTPVREEPEEEQSQAEPDADVTGLGEFGLGAIDDSIALESTASEGDSDAEDEPADTLILPAPLDEHVRTEVIAVVAPKGGQGKTTTAINLATGLAEVAPNSVVLVDADVQFGDIAHALNLDPHYSLADVASAGDDEMALKALFSHHEDDFFVVPAPPSPELADDIDARALGSMLRNLSTMFRYVVVDTTPGLGEHALAALENATDGVFVTNMTVPSLRALRKEFELLLDLDILPSNRHIVMNFMDKSSGLLQKDAEEIMGAKVDVVVPRSGAVVFASNQGVPVIHHDVRDPAAKALRELVQRIEPSAAPSRRRIHRKTRTP; from the coding sequence GTGAGCCGATATCTCCTGATCAGCCGCAGCGCGGAGTACGAGACTCGGCTCCGCCGCCTGTTGCGCTCGAAGCTCGAGGCCCTCCCAGGTGAGTATCTGGCGTTCGGACCCGATGAGACGCTCGCGCAGTTGCGGGGATCGCCTCGAGTCGCTCTGCTGGGCCCGCTACTGAACTTCGCAGAGTCCAAGGCAATCGCGTCGGCGCTTCAAGAACGGCACCCAGGCATCGGCCTGATCGTTGTTCGCGAGCAGCGATCCGATCTCGAGGACTGGGTCGATGGTATGGCAATCCACGCGGTTCTCAGCCCGGAAGCCACCGATCAGACGACGGTCGACCTGATTAGTCGGCTTGAGGAGTGGCTCGTCTCGCACGGAAAGCTGACTCCGGTGCGCGAGGAACCGGAAGAGGAGCAATCGCAAGCGGAACCTGATGCCGACGTCACAGGCCTCGGAGAGTTCGGTCTCGGCGCGATCGATGACAGCATCGCTCTCGAATCGACCGCGTCAGAGGGCGACTCGGACGCGGAGGACGAGCCAGCCGACACGTTGATACTTCCCGCTCCCCTCGATGAACACGTGCGCACTGAGGTGATCGCGGTGGTTGCGCCGAAGGGTGGACAGGGCAAGACGACGACCGCCATCAACCTCGCCACGGGACTCGCCGAGGTGGCGCCAAACTCCGTCGTGCTCGTCGATGCCGATGTCCAGTTCGGTGACATCGCCCACGCCCTCAATCTCGATCCGCACTACTCGCTCGCAGACGTGGCCTCCGCAGGCGACGATGAGATGGCGTTGAAGGCCCTCTTCAGCCACCACGAAGACGACTTCTTCGTGGTGCCGGCACCGCCTTCGCCTGAGTTGGCGGATGACATCGACGCCCGCGCGCTCGGTTCGATGCTTCGGAACCTATCCACGATGTTCCGCTACGTCGTTGTGGATACGACGCCCGGGCTTGGGGAACATGCTCTTGCGGCGCTCGAGAATGCAACCGATGGTGTGTTCGTCACGAACATGACCGTGCCCAGCTTGCGTGCTCTTCGCAAGGAGTTCGAGCTTCTGCTCGACCTCGACATCCTCCCTTCGAACCGACACATCGTGATGAACTTCATGGACAAGTCGAGTGGGCTTCTGCAGAAGGATGCCGAGGAGATCATGGGCGCGAAGGTCGACGTGGTTGTTCCGAGGTCGGGGGCGGTCGTGTTCGCAAGCAATCAGGGAGTTCCAGTGATCCACCACGACGTTCGCGATCCGGCAGCGAAGGCACTACGTGAGCTTGTGCAACGCATCGAGCCGTCGGCCGCGCCGAGCCGGCGACGCATCCATCGGAAGACGAGGACCCCATGA